In Mustela erminea isolate mMusErm1 chromosome 15, mMusErm1.Pri, whole genome shotgun sequence, the following proteins share a genomic window:
- the LOC116573926 gene encoding succinate--CoA ligase [GDP-forming] subunit beta, mitochondrial-like — MASPAAAQARKLLRDLMLRPALLAARSQAVQLTPRRWLNLQEYQSKKLMSDHGVRVQRFFVADTAKEALEAAKKLNAKEFVLKAQILAGGRGKGVFSSGLKGGVHLTKDPQVVGQLAKQMIGYNLATKQTPKEGVKVNKVMVAEALDISRETYLAILMDRSCNGPVIVGSPQGGVDIEEVAASNPELIFKEQVDIMEGVKDSQAQRMAENLGFLGPLKNQAADQIKKLYNLFLKIDATQVEVNPFGETPEGQVVCFDAKINFDDNAEFRQKDIFAMDDKSENEPIENEAAKYDLKYIGLDGNIACFVNGAGLAMATCDIIFLNGGKPANFLDLGGGVKEAQVYQAFKLLTSDPKVKAILVNIFGGIVNCAIIANGITKACRELELKVPLVVRLEGTNVHEAQNILNNSGLPITSAVDLEDAAKKSVASVAKK, encoded by the coding sequence ATGGCGTCCCCCGCAGCAGCGCAGGCCCGGAAACTTCTGCGAGACCTGATGCTTCGGCCCGCGCTGCTGGCGGCCAGGTCTCAGGCAGTTCAATTAACCCCCCGAAGATGGCTGAACCTGCAGGAATACCAGAGCAAGAAACTCATGTCTGACCATGGAGTTCGAGTTCAAAGATTCTTTGTAGCAGACACTGCAAAGGAAGCTCTGGAGGCTGCTAAGAAACTAAATGcaaaagaatttgttttaaaagcccAGATCTtagctggaggaagaggaaaaggtgtCTTCAGTAGCGGTTTGAAAGGAGGCGTTCACTTAACAAAAGACCCTCAAGTTGTGGGACAGCTGGCTAAACAGATGATTGGGTATAATCTAGCAACAAAACAAACTCCAAAAGAAGGTGTGAAAGTTAACAAGGTGATGGTTGCTGAAGCCTTGGACATTTCCAGAGAAACCTACCTGGCCATTCTGATGGACCGGTCCTGCAATGGTCCAGTAATAGTGGGCAGCCCTCAGGGGGGCGTTGACATTGAAGAGGTGGCAGCTTCTAATCCAGAACTTATTTTTAAGGAGCAAGTTGACATTATGGAAGGGGTAAAGGACAGCCAAGCTCAGCGGATGGCAGAAAATCTAGGCTTCCTTGGGCCTTTGAAAAACCAGGCTGCAGATCAAATTAAGAAGCTCTACAATCTCTTCCTGAAAATTGATGCAACTCAAGTGGAAGTGAATCCCTTTGGTGAAACCCCAGAAGGACAAGTTGTCTGTTTTGATGCAAAGATAAACTTTGATGACAATGCAGAATTCCGACAAAAGGACATATTTGCCATGGATGACAAATCAGAGAATGAACCCATTGAAAACGAAGCTGCCAAATATGATCTAAAATATATAGGACTGGACGGGAACATTGCCTGCTTTGTGAATGGTGCTGGACTAGCCATGGCTACTTGTGACATTATCTTCCTGAATGGTGGGAAGCCAGCCAACTTCTTGGATCTTGGTGGTGGCGTAAAGGAAGCTCAAGTGTATCAAGCTTTCAAACTGCTGACCTCCGATCCTAAGGTGAAAGCCATCCTTGTCAATATTTTTGGTGGAATCGTCAACTGTGCCATCATTGCCAATGGAATCACCAAAGCCTGCCGGGAGCTGGAACTCAAGGTGCCCCTGGTTGTCCGGCTGGAAGGAACCAATGTCCACGAGGCCCAGAACATTCTCAATAACAGTGGACTCCCCATTACTTCGGCCGTCGACCTGGAGGACGCAGCCAAGAAGTCTGTGGCTAGCGTGGCCAAGAAGTGA